A genomic stretch from Heptranchias perlo isolate sHepPer1 chromosome 28, sHepPer1.hap1, whole genome shotgun sequence includes:
- the rad51c gene encoding DNA repair protein RAD51 homolog 3 isoform X1: protein MQRDVGSFPLPPGLKVKLIGSGFQTAEDLSGVRATELSKELGISREEALEVLQIVRRENSAEESQRSIVLPSVRKYTALELLEQEQAQGSIITFCSALDEILGGGVPIAKIMEICGAPGVGKTQLSIQLVVDAQIPECFGGLDGESVYIDTEGSFIVDRVVDVARAAVHHCHLIAESGQDEAQRKAMQTFSVSGILSHIYYFRCHGYVELLAQAHLLADFLAEHRKVRIVVIDSIAFPFRHDLEDLSLRTRLLNGLAQQLIGMANDHRVAVVLINQMTTRFGQGRSSLVPALGESWGHAATIRLILHWEGKLRFASLYKSPSQKEATVPYQITSLGFRDVQSSDPTSTSSVNGNNPRKRPRTEDQEGQ, encoded by the exons ATGCAGAGGGACGTGGGCAGCTTCCCGCTTCCACCCGGACTCAAAGTCAAGCTGATCGGCTCCGGCTTCCAAACCGCCGAGGATCTGAGCGGAGTGAGAGCGACTGAACTGAGCAAAG AGCTGGGCATCTCCAGAGAGGAGGCACTGGAAGTCCTACAAATTGTGAGACGGGAGAACTCCGCAGAGGAATCCCAACGGAGCATTGTGCTGCCGTCCGTTCGGAAGTACACAGCCCTGGAACtgctggagcaggagcaggctcaAGGCTCTATAATCACCTTCTGCTCAGCTCTGGATGAAATCCTTGGGGGCGGTGTGCCTATCGCCAAAATCATGGAGATATGCGGTGCTCCTGGTGTTGGGAAAACACAGCTAAG TATCCAGCTGGTTGTGGACGCACAGATCCCGGAATGCTTTGGCGGTCTAGACGGTGAGTCTGTGTACATCGACACCGAAGGCAGTTTCATCGTGGACCGGGTGGTGGATGTTGCCCGAGCGGCCGTGCACCATTGTCACCTCATTGCTGAGTCCGGCCAGGACGAAG CTCAGCGGAAGGCAATGCAGACCTTCTCCGTCTCTGGCATCCTCTCCCACATCTACTACTTCCGTTGCCATGGCTACGTGGAGCTGTTGGCACAGGCTCACCTACTGGCCGACTTCTTAGCTGAACATCGCAAG GTGCGGATTGTGGTGATTGACAGCATCGCTTTCCCATTCCGCCACGACCTGGAGGACCTGTCGCTACGGACACGGCTCCTTAACGGCCTGGCGCAGCAACTGATCGGCATGGCCAATGACCACAGGGTGGCG GTAGTGTTGATAAACCAGATGACCACACGGTTTGGGCAGGGTCGCTCTTCACTGGTCCCTGCTTTAG GTGAAAGCTGGGGTCACGCAGCCACCATCCGCTTAATTCTACACTGGGAGGGCAAGCTGAG GTTTGCCTCCCTCTATAAATCCCCAAGCCAGAAAGAAGCGACTGTACCGTACCAGATAACT TCACTTGGTTTTCGTGATGTCCAATCATCAGACCCGACTTCAACCTcgtccgtcaatgggaacaaccCACGTAAGCGTCCCAGGACAGAAGACCAGGAGGGACAGTAA
- the rad51c gene encoding DNA repair protein RAD51 homolog 3 isoform X2, which produces MQRDVGSFPLPPGLKVKLIGSGFQTAEDLSGVRATELSKELGISREEALEVLQIVRRENSAEESQRSIVLPSVRKYTALELLEQEQAQGSIITFCSALDEILGGGVPIAKIMEICGAPGVGKTQLSIQLVVDAQIPECFGGLDGESVYIDTEGSFIVDRVVDVARAAVHHCHLIAESGQDEAQRKAMQTFSVSGILSHIYYFRCHGYVELLAQAHLLADFLAEHRKVVLINQMTTRFGQGRSSLVPALGESWGHAATIRLILHWEGKLRFASLYKSPSQKEATVPYQITSLGFRDVQSSDPTSTSSVNGNNPRKRPRTEDQEGQ; this is translated from the exons ATGCAGAGGGACGTGGGCAGCTTCCCGCTTCCACCCGGACTCAAAGTCAAGCTGATCGGCTCCGGCTTCCAAACCGCCGAGGATCTGAGCGGAGTGAGAGCGACTGAACTGAGCAAAG AGCTGGGCATCTCCAGAGAGGAGGCACTGGAAGTCCTACAAATTGTGAGACGGGAGAACTCCGCAGAGGAATCCCAACGGAGCATTGTGCTGCCGTCCGTTCGGAAGTACACAGCCCTGGAACtgctggagcaggagcaggctcaAGGCTCTATAATCACCTTCTGCTCAGCTCTGGATGAAATCCTTGGGGGCGGTGTGCCTATCGCCAAAATCATGGAGATATGCGGTGCTCCTGGTGTTGGGAAAACACAGCTAAG TATCCAGCTGGTTGTGGACGCACAGATCCCGGAATGCTTTGGCGGTCTAGACGGTGAGTCTGTGTACATCGACACCGAAGGCAGTTTCATCGTGGACCGGGTGGTGGATGTTGCCCGAGCGGCCGTGCACCATTGTCACCTCATTGCTGAGTCCGGCCAGGACGAAG CTCAGCGGAAGGCAATGCAGACCTTCTCCGTCTCTGGCATCCTCTCCCACATCTACTACTTCCGTTGCCATGGCTACGTGGAGCTGTTGGCACAGGCTCACCTACTGGCCGACTTCTTAGCTGAACATCGCAAG GTAGTGTTGATAAACCAGATGACCACACGGTTTGGGCAGGGTCGCTCTTCACTGGTCCCTGCTTTAG GTGAAAGCTGGGGTCACGCAGCCACCATCCGCTTAATTCTACACTGGGAGGGCAAGCTGAG GTTTGCCTCCCTCTATAAATCCCCAAGCCAGAAAGAAGCGACTGTACCGTACCAGATAACT TCACTTGGTTTTCGTGATGTCCAATCATCAGACCCGACTTCAACCTcgtccgtcaatgggaacaaccCACGTAAGCGTCCCAGGACAGAAGACCAGGAGGGACAGTAA